The following proteins are encoded in a genomic region of Vulpes vulpes isolate BD-2025 chromosome X, VulVul3, whole genome shotgun sequence:
- the BEX3 gene encoding protein BEX3, which yields MANIHQENEEMEQPMQNGEEDRPLGGGEGHQPAGNNRRGQARRLAPNFRWAIPNRQVNDGMGGDGDDMEMFMEEMREIRRKLRELQLRNCLRILMGELSNHHDHHDEFCLMP from the coding sequence atggcAAATATCCACCAGGAAAACGAAGAAATGGAGCAACCCATGCAGAATGGAGAGGAAGACCGCCCTTTGGGAGGGGGAGAAGGCCACCAACCTGCAGGAAATAATAGACGGGGACAGGCTCGTCGACTTGCTCCTAATTTCCGATGGGCCATACCCAATAGGCAGGTCAATGATGGGATGGGTGGAGATGGGGATGATATGGAAATGTTCATGGAGGAGATGAGGGAAATCAGGAGAAAACTTAGGGAGCTGCAGTTGAGGAATTGCCTGCGTATCCTGATGGGGGAGCTCTCTAATCACCATGATCATCATGATGAATTTTGCCTTATGCCTTGA